The genomic region ATCGTCTTCTGTTTCCGAATAAATGAGTTTTTCCTCAATCATCGCCGCCCAGATCGAACCTTCGCTCGCCTCACACCAATCGAGCTGACGCTGACTGTAACCCGTAAGCACCGAATCAGGCGTATCGCGCAGCAGGGCCCGGCTTACATAAAGTAACTTCCCTTCATAAATGATGCGGTTCAGCACATCATTCTTTTCCGAATTGTACGGAAACTCCGTAAGCAGCCAGCCTCGCACAAACCCGGCCGGAATGTATTCTGGATTGTAGCGCACACGCTTAAACATCGGTTGCTGAATAGCATCATACCACTTGCTTTTTGTGCCCAGAAAATAATCCAGACTGATTCCGTACACGCCTTCCGTATGCACAAAACTGTAATTAAAATTGGTGGTCATTGCACATACTTTGCGGGGCAGTGGCCGCTTCGGAAAATGGTAGCGGAAGTAACGGAAAGCCTGCGTAAGCTCTTTTTCCGTGGCCGATAAATCAGTGAAACGGCTCAGGCATTCTTTCCGCAACTCGCGCAGGTCCTTGTCGCTCAGCACACGCCGCAACTCGGCATCACACATCAGCGAATCGGGGTAGCTGCCGCAAATTACATGCTGAAAAAACGCATCCGAAAAACCACCATACTCCTTACGCAACCGCGCACGCAATGCAGCCACATCATTCGTATCGGCAAGCGCCAGTACCGAGTCAAAACGGGTGATCTGCAGCTCCGGCACATCTATCTTGGACACATCCACATCAAGCGGGTCCGACGAACAGGAAACCATTGTTAACAATAAAAGAAAACTCAGCAAGGCAAAAAGACGCTTCATTGGCTCTGTTGAAAAAGTTGTATAATTGTATTGGATAACACCAACCTCAAAAGTATGAAAAAGGTATTGATGCTTCTTTTAGCCACTGCATTCTCAGGCACCGTGGCGTTTGCCCAGGATGGCGAAAACGATCTAAAAAACTTCCGTTTCGGGCTCAAAGCCATTCCAATGATTACCTGGTATAAGCCCGATGATGCTGCAAAATTTGAAAGCGGCGGCGCTATGCTCAAATTCGGCTATGGTCTTTCTACCGAATTCCGCCTCAATAAAGTAGCCGTTATTGCTACCGGCCTTCAGGTTGATTATGACGGCGGCCGTATCAATTTAAAAGACACCGCTTACTATTTCCTCTCGCGCGATAACGAACTGATTGAACCCGGCGATACCGCAAACTTCACCGGCGAAAGCACGTTCCGTCTCAACAAGCGTACATACAACACCACCTACGTGACCATTCCGCTTACGCTCAAACTCAAAACCAACGAAATCGGTTACATGACCTACTACGGCCAGTTTGGTGTAAACGCATCTGTACGCGCACGTAGCCGGGCAAACGACGAAGTGACCCCTGTTCCTACTGATGCGCATGAAAAACTGCTCAACAGCAGCGATATGCAGTTCATGAAACTGGCGCTAAACGTAGGCCTCGGTGCCGAATACAACATTCAGGGTTCAACATCACTGGTGTTTGGTGTCAACTACATCAACGGTTTCACCAACGTAGCCAGAAAAGAATCGCGCTACCTGTTCCGCACAGCGTCAAACAACAACAACGCACTCAAGCAGGACTTCCGCGCAAACGCCGTTCAGATTACAGTAGGCGTGTTGTTCTAAACACACACCAATCCATAAAAAACGGCTGTACCCCAAAAGGTGCAGCCGTTTCTTATATCAGCCTGCTTTGTTACAAAATACGTACATACGATTTCACGAGCGAAGGTACACGGCTTTTCTCCCACACCCCATCGCCGCTGGTACTGTCGCGCTGGCCTTTGTTGTTGGTGTTGCCTTCAATGGTTTGTATCGCATCCGTAATTTTTTTCTGATCGGCAGCCACCATGCCAATGTGCGAGAAATCAAAAATCACAAAATCACCGCGCCGCGCCAAGTCTTTTTCGGTAAGTACTTTCAGCTTCTTTCCCTTAGCCCACTTCTCCCAGCCAAAAGCCGATGCATCCAGACAACGCCAGCGTTCAACCGATGCCGTGTCCGAGAGTTTCAGTGCCGTACGCACATCCGTATCATTCAGCCATTCGCGCAGCACCCACGCAGTAAACGCCGCGCACCACGGCCACGGACCCGGCGCCAGCCAGGTTGACTGCTGATACACTTCTATGCGCTGCCCGCGGTTGTTGCCGCCGCTTTCGCGC from Bacteroidota bacterium harbors:
- a CDS encoding outer membrane beta-barrel protein, yielding MKKVLMLLLATAFSGTVAFAQDGENDLKNFRFGLKAIPMITWYKPDDAAKFESGGAMLKFGYGLSTEFRLNKVAVIATGLQVDYDGGRINLKDTAYYFLSRDNELIEPGDTANFTGESTFRLNKRTYNTTYVTIPLTLKLKTNEIGYMTYYGQFGVNASVRARSRANDEVTPVPTDAHEKLLNSSDMQFMKLALNVGLGAEYNIQGSTSLVFGVNYINGFTNVARKESRYLFRTASNNNNALKQDFRANAVQITVGVLF